A genomic segment from Aegilops tauschii subsp. strangulata cultivar AL8/78 chromosome 1, Aet v6.0, whole genome shotgun sequence encodes:
- the LOC109765592 gene encoding auxin transporter-like protein 3 codes for MASETSVADEKAPAGLSRYEADAEDGQDGGGGDGKSRLSGLLWHGGSAYDAWFSCASNQVAQVLLTLPYSFAQLGMVSGILFQLFYGLLGSWTAYLISILYLEYRTRKEKDKVDFRNHVIQWFEVLDGLLGRHWRNVGLAFNCTFLLFGSVIQLIGCASNIYYVNDHLDKRTWTYIFGACCATTVFIPSFHNYRVWSFLGLLMTTYTAWYIAVASLMHGQAAGVKHSGPTTIMLYFTGATNILYTFGGHAVTVEVMHAMWRPQKFKAIYLLATLYVLTLTLPSASAAYWAFGDELLTHSNALSLLPRDAWRDAAVILMLIHQFITFGFACTPLYFVWEKLIGLHDCRSLCKRAAARLPVVVPIWFLAIIFPFFGPINSAVGSLLVSFTVYIIPAMAHMVTFRSPHSRENAVERPPRFAGGWTGAYVINSFVVAWVLVVGFGFGGWASITNFVQQVSTFGLFAKCYQCPPHPAVASPLLAPPIAPSPSMPFGFNMTGMFAPMSAPSPAPAPAPMHFGSLHHHHRHHRHGL; via the exons ATGGCGTCCGAGACGAGCGTCGCCGACGAGAAGGCGCCCGCCGGGCTGAGCCGCTACGAGGCGGACGCGGAGGACGGgcaagacggcggcggcggcgacggcaagtCCCGGCTGTCGGGCCTGCTGTGGCACGGCGGGTCGGCGTACGACGCGTGGTTCAGCTGCGCGTCGAACCAGGTGGCCCAGGTCCTGCTGACGCTGCCCTACTCCTTCGCGCAGCTGGGCATGGTGAGCGGCATCCTGTTCCAGCTCTTTTACGGCCTCCTGGGCAGCTGGACCGCCTACCTCATCAGCATCCTCTACCTCGAGTACCGCACCCGCAAGGAGAAGGACAAGGTCGACTTCCGCAACCACGTCATCCAG TGGTTCGAGGTGCTGGACGGGCTGCTGGGCCGGCACTGGCGGAACGTCGGCCTGGCCTTCAACTGCACGTTCCTGCTGTTCGGGTCGGTGATCCAGCTCATCGGCTGCGCCAGCAACATCTACTACGTGAACGACCACCTGGACAAGCGAACGTGGACCTACATCTTCGGCGCCTGCTGCGCCACCACCGTCTTCATCCCCTCCTTCCACAACTACCGCGTCTGGTCCTTCCTCGGCCTCCTCATGACCACCTACACCGCCTGGTACATCGCCGTCGCCTCCCTCATGCACGGCCAGGCCGCCGGCGTCAAGCACTCCGGCCCCACCACCATCATGCTCTACTTCACCGGCGCCACCAACATCCTCTACACCTTCGGGGGCCACGCTGTCACCGT GGAGGTGATGCACGCGATGTGGCGGCCGCAGAAGTTCAAGGCGATCTACCTGCTGGCGACGCTGTACGTGCTCACCCTGACGCTGCCGTCGGCGTCGGCGGCGTACTGGGCGTTCGGCGACGAGCTGCTCACGCACTCCAACGCGCTCTCGCTGCTCCCGCGCGACGCCTGGCGCGACGCCGCCGTCATCCTCATGCTCATCCACCAGTTCATAACCTTCGGCTTCGCCTGCACCCCGCTCTACTTCGTGTGGGAGAAGCTCATCGGACTCCACGACTGCCGCAGCCTCTGCAAGCGCGCCGCCGCCAGGCTCCCCGTCGTCGTCCCCATCTGGTTCCTCGCCATCATCTTCCCCTTCTTCGGGCCCATCAACTCCGCCGTCGGATCGCTCCTCGTCAGCTTCACCGTCTACATCATCCCCGCCATGGCGCACATGGTCACCTTCCGCTCACCACACTCCCGCGAG AACGCGGTGGAGCGGCCGCCGCGGTTCGCCGGGGGCTGGACGGGGGCGTACGTGATCAACTCGTTCGTGGTGGCGTGGGTGCTGGTCGTCGGCTTCGGGTTCGGCGGGTGGGCCAGCATCACCAACTTCGTGCAGCAGGTGTCCACCTTCGGCCTCTTCGCCAAGTGCTACCAGTGCCCGCCCCACCCCGCCGTCGCGTCGCCGCTGCTGGCGCCGCCCATCGCCCCGAGCCCGTCCATGCCGTTCGGCTTCAACATGACCGGCATGTTCGCCCCGATGTCCGCCCCGTCTCCGGCTCCGGCCCCGGCGCCGATGCACTTCGGGTCCCTTCACCACCACCACCGGCACCACCGCCACGGTCTGTGA
- the LOC109765591 gene encoding peroxidase 2 produces MMRTVAAVAVAVLLAAAVAAEASELKVGYYDKSCRGVENVVKWHVARAIKANRKSGAALVRLIFHDCFVRGCDASVLLDPTPENPHTEKTAPINIGLAAFDLLDDIKAAVEDRCPGVVSCADILIFAARDAASLLSNGHVHFDALAGRLDGVHSHAAEAQQDLPDSTFTIAELIQNFKRKNFTIEELVILSGAHAVGVGHCSSLRARLTAPADQILPAYRGLLAGKCAKGPDPIVPNNIRDEDAGAVAATIPGFLPKLRKVKDFLDNSYYHNNLARIVTFNSDWQLLTEKEARGHVHEYADNGTLWDEDFSDSLVKLSKLPMPHGSKGEIRKMCRFVNHH; encoded by the exons atgatgaggacggtggcggcggtggcggtggccgtgctgctggcggcggcggtggcggcggaggcgagcgAGCTCAAGGTGGGGTACTACGACAAGAGCTGCCGGGGCGTGGAGAACGTGGTGAAGTGGCACGTCGCCAGGGCCATCAAGGCCAACCGCAAGAGCGGCGCCGCCCTCGTCCGCCTCATCTTCCACGACTGCTTCGTCAGG GGCTGTGACGCGTCGGTGCTGCTGGACCCGACGCCGGAGAACCCGCACACGGAGAAGACGGCGCCGATCAACATCGGCCTGGCCGCCTTCGACCTGCTCGACGACATCAAGGCGGCGGTGGAGGACCGGTGCCCCGGCGTCGTCTCCTGCGCGGACATCCTCATCTTCGCCGCCCGCGACGCCGCCAGCCTGCTGAGCAACGGCCACGTCCACTTCGACGCCCTGGCGGGGCGCCTGGACGGCGTGCACTCCCACGCGGCGGAGGCGCAGCAGGACCTCCCGGACTCCACCTTCACCATCGCCGAGCTCATCCAGAACTTCaagcgcaagaacttcaccatcGAGGAGCTGGTGATCCTGTCCGGCGCGCACGCCGTGGGCGTGGGCCACTGCTCGTCGCTCCGCGCCCGGCTCACGGCGCCCGCCGACCAGATCCTCCCGGCCTACCGGGGCCTCCTCGCCGGGAAGTGCGCCAAGGGCCCGGACCCCATCGTGCCCAACAACATCAGGGACGAGGACGCCGGCGCGGTGGCGGCCACCATCCCGGGGTTCCTCCCGAAGCTGAGGAAGGTCAAGGACTTCCTGGACAACAGCTACTACCACAACAACCTGGCGAGGATCGTCACCTTCAACTCCGACTGGCAGCTGCTGACGGAGAAGGAGGCGCGGGGCCACGTGCACGAGTACGCCGACAACGGCACGCTGTGGGACGAGGACTTCTCCGACTCGCTCGTCAAGCTCAGCAAGCTGCCCATGCCGCACGGCAGCAAGGGCGAGATCAGGAAGATGTGCCGCTTCGTCAACCACCACTAA